A section of the Zygosaccharomyces rouxii strain CBS732 chromosome B complete sequence genome encodes:
- the PSA1 gene encoding mannose-1-phosphate guanylyltransferase (highly similar to uniprot|P41940 Saccharomyces cerevisiae YDL055C PSA1 GDP-mannose pyrophosphorylase (mannose-1-phosphate guanyltransferase) synthesizes GDP-mannose from GTP and mannose-1-phosphate in cell wall biosynthesis required for normal cell wall structure) has translation MKGLILVGGYGTRLRPLTLTVPKPLVEFGNRPMILHQIEALAAAGVTDIVLAVNYRPEVMVETLKKYEEEYGVSITFSVETEPLGTAGPLKLAEKVLKKDSSPFFVLNSDVICEYPFKVLADFHKAHGGKGTIVATKVDEPSKYGVIVHDIATPNLIDRFVEKPVEFVGNRINAGLYILNPEVIDMIDLKPTSIEKETFPVLVEQKQLYSFDLEGYWMDVGQPKDFLSGTVLYLNSLRKHKPEKLAKDSNVIGNVIVDPTAKIDPSAKIGPDVVIGPNVTIGEGVRITRSVVLSNSTVKAHSLVKSTIVGWASTVGQWCRLEGVTVLGDDVEVKDEIYINGGKVLPHKSISSNVPAEAIIM, from the coding sequence ATGAAAGGTTTGATTTTAGTCGGTGGTTATGGTACTAGATTGAGACCATTGACTCTAACAGTTCCAAAGCCATTGGTTGAATTTGGTAACAGACCAATGATTCTACACCAAATTGAAGCCTTGGCCGCTGCTGGTGTTACCGATATCGTTTTGGCTGTTAACTACAGACCTGAAGTTATGgttgaaactttgaaaaaatacgAAGAGGAATATGGTGTTTCCATTACCTTCAGTGTGGAAACTGAACCATTGGGTACTGCTGGTCCATTGAAATTGGCTGAAaaggttttgaaaaaggatAGCTCTCCATTCTTTGTCTTGAACTCCGATGTTATCTGCGAATATCCATTCAAGGTGTTGGCAGACTTCCACAAGGCTCACGGTGGTAAAGGTACTATTGTTGCTACTAAGGTCGATGAACCATCTAAGTACGGTGTTATCGTTCACGACATTGCAACTCCTAACTTAATCGATAGATTTGTCGAAAAGCCTGTTGAATTTGTTGGTAACAGAATTAATGCTGGTCTTTACATTTTGAACCCTGAAGTTATCGATATGattgatttgaaaccaacctccattgaaaaggaaactTTCCCAGTCTTGGTTGAACAAAAGCAATTGTACTCTTTTGATCTAGAAGGTTACTGGATGGATGTCGGTCAACCAAAGGATTTCCTATCTGGTACTGTTTTGTACTTGAACTCTTTGAGAAAGCATAAGCCagaaaaattggccaaGGACAGCAATGTGATCGGTAATGTTATCGTTGACCCAACTGCCAAGATCGACCCAAGCGCTAAGATTGGTCCAGATGTTGTCATTGGTCCTAACGTTACCATTGGCGAGGGTGTAAGAATCACCAGATCTGTTGTTCTATCTAACTCTACCGTCAAAGCACACTCTTTGGTTAAGTCCACAATCGTCGGCTGGGCTTCTACTGTTGGACAATGGTGCCGTCTAGAAGGTGTTACTGTTTTGGGTGACGACGTTGAagttaaagatgaaatttacaTTAACGGTGGTAAGGTCTTACCTCACAAATCCATCTCTTCCAACGTCCCCGCGGAAGCCATTATTATGTAA
- the MBP1 gene encoding transcription factor MBP1 (similar to uniprot|P39678 Saccharomyces cerevisiae YDL056W MBP1 Transcription factor involved in regulation of cell cycle progression from G1 to S phase forms a complex with Swi6p that binds to MluI cell cycle box regulatory element in promoters of DNA synthesis genes) produces MSSNQIYSAKYSGVDVYEFIHPTGSVMKRRDDDWVNATHILKAARFAKAKRTRILEKEVIKEVHEKVQGGFGKYQGTWVPMDVARTLATKFGVHDELSPLFDFTQTNGSASPPQAPKHHHASRGDSTRKRAVKSASTSAVVEGQQGTALVNPAVSRRRGRPATGQRGKRKLNTTLQRSQSDMGYPRPAIPNSSIATTQLPSIRAAHMNSLVEENDGADDDDNDINNTNNRNNNAGHRAHFKELDIVDGLSSDIEPHGHMTMAHPGLVPGNGANDTTTNSQKLIHGTISSSQSSPSLPTSPSELSEANPFDHRFGSAGTSPIMSAIPRYSIQSRPQSTDIHDKVNEYLSKLVDYFISNEVRSNRSVPTELLLPPPHSAPYIDAPIDPELHTAFHWACSMGNLPILEALVEAGTSTRSTNSQGQTPLMRASMFHNSYSRRTFPRIFELLHDTVFDVDSQLQTVIHHVVKRKSTTPSAVYYLDVILSKLKDFSPQYRIELLLNSQDSFGDTALHIAAENGDKTFFNTLIRNGALSTITNKERLTPNEIMNEHYEQILNKNQAQMNSEINAATNGSGLGVGIGNGVTSGGFTTAGHNASGISANSGGIGLSGKIDSPVGSMTPLLNTAASDYMMFPSQAATRISRCIPEVVASMKQMSDRYNNLYHQRDTDIKNMERTLHSMSKTIRSVNLRTMAVLNNSSFEEFDKTMLEKLTETEKLRWEVKNLRKGMTNRWEKEHYLLLRHFLKQNDTKTQNHDSNGSIDERLKLAVELCVLQLSRKGKLETGLQIVEDSSKIHKYRKMISEGTEMETEKVDSCLDVILESLSNK; encoded by the coding sequence ATGTCATCAAATCAAATTTATTCTGCCAAGTATTCTGGGGTGGATGTTTACGAGTTCATTCATCCAACTGGCTCAGTTATGAAGAGAAGGGATGATGATTGGGTTAATGCTACACATATTTTAAAAGCTGCTAGATTTGCAAAGGCTAAGAGAACTCGTATTTTAGAGAAAGAGGTTATCAAAGAAGTCCATGAAAAAGTACAAGGTGGATTTGGTAAATACCAAGGTACGTGGGTTCCTATGGACGTGGCAAGGACATTAGCGACAAAATTCGGAGTTCATGATGAATTATCACCATTATTTGACTTTACACAAACAAATGGATCCGCATCACCACCACAGGCTCCTAAGCATCACCATGCTTCAAGAGGTGATTCAACTAGGAAAAGAGCTGTTAAAAGTGCGAGTACGTCTGCAGTAGTAGAGGGACAACAGGGAACAGCGCTTGTAAATCCAGCCGTATCTCGAAGACGTGGTAGACCTGCAACGGGTCAAAGAGGTAAGAGAAAACTGAATAcaactttacaaagatCGCAAAGTGATATGGGATATCCAAGACCTGCGATACcgaattcatcaatagcAACTACACAATTACCTTCGATAAGAGCAGCACATATGAACTCATTGGTAGAAGAGAATGATGGtgctgatgatgatgataatgatattaataataccaataatAGAAATAACAATGCCGGGCACAGAGCTCactttaaagaattagacATTGTTGACGGTTTGTCAAGTGATATTGAACCGCACGGTCACATGACAATGGCACATCCAGGATTAGTTCCTGGAAATGGTGCTAATGATACTACCACTAATAGTCAAAAATTAATCCATGGTACGATATCATCCTCGCAATCCTCTCCTTCACTGCCGACTTCGCCTAGTGAATTATCTGAGGCGAATCCATTTGACCATAGATTTGGTAGTGCAGGTACTTCACCAATAATGTCAGCAATACCCCGTTATTCCATCCAATCCAGACCGCAAAGTACGGATATTCATGATAAAGTCAATGAATATTTGTCCAAACTAGTTGATTATTTTATCTCAAATGAGGTGAGATCTAACAGATCTGTACCTACAGAACTTTTACTCCCGCCACCTCATAGTGCTCCATATATCGATGCACCAATTGATCCAGAATTACATACAGCGTTCCATTGGGCATGTTCCATGGGGAATCTACCCATTTTGGAGGCCTTGGTGGAAGCGGGTACTAGTACTAGATCAACAAATTCTCAGGGCCAAACTCCGTTAATGAGAGCTTCGATGTTTCACAATTCATACTCAAGAAGGACTTTCCCAcgaatttttgaacttctACATGATACCGTCTTTGATGTGGATTCTCAATTACAAACGGTGATTCATCATGTAGTTAAGAGAAAATCTACTACCCCCTCGGCGGTTTACTATTTGGAtgtaattctttccaaattaaaAGACTTTTCACCTCAATACCGTATAGAGTTGTTGTTAAACTCCCAAGACAGTTTTGGTGACACAGCACTACACATTGCCGCCgaaaatggtgataaaacttttttcaacacTTTAATTAGAAATGGCGCTTTGAGCACAATTACGAATAAAGAAAGATTGACGCCTAACGAGATTATGAATGAACATTATGaacaaattttaaacaagAATCAAGCACAGATGAATTCAGAGATCAACGCTGCCACAAATGGTAGTGGTCTTGGTGTTGGTATTGGTAATGGTGTTACTAGTGGCGGTTTCACTACAGCTGGTCATAATGCATCAGGAATTAGCGCGAATAGTGGTGGAATCGGATTAAGTGGGAAGATAGATTCTCCTGTTGGCTCAATGACACCGTTACTCAATACAGCTGCATCGGATTATATGATGTTCCCATCTCAAGCTGCAACTCGCATATCTAGATGTATTCCAGAAGTGGTTGCATCAATGAAGCAAATGTCTGATCGTTATAATAACTTATACCATCAACGCGATACAGATataaaaaatatggaaAGGACTTTACACAGCATGTCGAAGACCATCAGAAGTGTTAATCTAAGGACGATGGCGGTTCTTAATAATAGcagttttgaagaattcgaTAAAACGATGctagaaaaattgacagaGACTGAAAAATTACGTTGGGaagttaaaaatttgagaaaggGAATGACAAATAGGTGGGAAAAAGAACATTATTTATTACTCAGGCATTTTTTGAAACAAAATGATACAAAAACTCAAAATCATGATAGTAATGGTAgcattgatgaaagattAAAACTTGCAGTCGAACTTTGCGTTTTACAATTATCAAGAAAGGGTAAATTAGAAACGGGGTTACAAATCGTTGAAGACAGTTCAAAGATTCACAAATACAGGAAAATGATCAGTGAAGGTACAGAGATGGAGACCGAGAAAGTCGATAGTTGCCTGGATGTAATATTAGAGAGTTTGAGTAATAAGTAG
- a CDS encoding uncharacterized protein (conserved hypothetical protein): MKRINQVPGKPEITSLYFDDLNSLQRWFDKGFMDSRDLSNVPKERYSNYVKFEKDSIITIPNLSARKTEIIVCHDFKGGYQSGHDLYPNGQYGTESCKPYSLRYPEIVDKFVYFSHHCVTIPPSPWTNYLHRHSIPVLGTLILEHYPHNGELFKKNAKGEFLYVKYLVELCRKFHFEGWLINFETVFGNNSKQVIPFLRELTARVECEIYGGSVIWYDAFTTFSNKPSHQNEVNLFNYDAYENSSQFMTNYMWDSHNVGNSLRNVGALGMHSHVALGVDVWGRNMQVCRGGFESNIAIYYAKRFGTNAVIFAPGWTYENFGEDQFYEKDDIFWGNIKSTLQLDSYSDSQLSSWFVSESKKTRYFTTFFSTGSGNFFNLNGRRISNDNWVQLGLSTPFPVNSHSYLSFKDSFVGGSCLALPLSPMENGKLHLFRFEQFIKDQQKTSDSEIRVKLSYKSLGALPPVKLVIKCFVIRRGKRSKTILKVDDVSLVLPLSHSACQTAQGSTKWAVVEQIVPLPSLESRFLEEYYVEDAHLEWTMDNNHDEWLMVPERTEDLDCKLLIGSLCLEIGPHEDNNKRQIVRNGPQLSWQDNESSFMWLKLQDGKLDSVLFTPTTKVNGKQPTILECGRNGTLKFVVKK, from the coding sequence AAATGTTCCGAAGGAAAGATATTCGAATTatgttaaatttgaaaaggatagCATAATTACGATTCCCAACTTATCCGCTCGTAAAACTGAAATTATAGTCTGCCATGATTTTAAAGGTGGTTATCAATCGGGACATGATCTCTATCCGAATGGTCAGTATGGAACGGAGTCTTGTAAGCCATATTCATTGAGGTATCCAGAGATTGTGGATAAATTCGTCTATTTTTCGCATCATTGTGTCACCATCCCGCCTTCACCTTGGACTAATTACTTGCATAGACACAGTATACCCGTGCTAGGAACTTTAATCTTAGAACATTATCCTCACAATGGTGAATTGTTCAAGAAAAATGCAAAGGGGGAATTCCTGTATGTGAAATATCTTGTTGAACTTTGTCGCAAATTCCACTTTGAAGGGTGGTTGATCAATTTTGAGACTGTATTTGGGAATAATTCAAAGCAAGTAATTCCATTCCTTAGGGAATTAACCGCTCGTGTGGAATGTGAGATCTATGGTGGGAGTGTAATATGGTATGATGCATTCACCACGTTTTCAAACAAGCCAAGTCATCAAAACGAAgtgaatcttttcaattacGATGCTTATGAAAACTCGAGTCAATTTATGACAAATTACATGTGGGATTCTCATAATGTTGGCAACTCTTTAAGAAATGTTGGTGCATTAGGAATGCATTCTCATGTGGCACTTGGTGTGGATGTTTGGGGTCGCAATATGCAGGTTTGTCGCGGTGGTTTTGAAAGTAACATTGCAATTTACTATGCAAAAAGGTTTGGCACCAATGCAGTTATATTTGCACCAGGATGGACAtatgaaaattttggtgaGGATCAATTTtatgaaaaagatgatatATTTTGGGGTAATATTAAAAGTACTTTACAATTAGACTCTTATTCTGATTCTCAATTGTCATCATGGTTCGTTTCTGAATCCAAGAAAACCAGATATTTTACCACTTTTTTCTCTACTGGTTCAGGAAACTTCTTTAATCTAAATGGTAGAAGGATTTCCAACGACAATTGGGTTCAACTGGGTCTCTCAACACCATTTCCAGTTAACAGCCATTCTTATTTGAGTTTCAAAGATTCCTTTGTCGGCGGTAGTTGCCTAGCGTTACCTCTTTCGCCCATGGAAAATGGCAAGTTGCATCTTTTCAGATTTGAGCAATTTATTAAAGATCAACAAAAGACTTCTGATAGTGAAATCAGAGTTAAATTATCTTACAAATCATTGGGAGCATTGCCGCCGGTTAAACTAGTGATCAAATGTTTTGTCATTCGTCGCGGCAAAAGGTCAAAgacaattttgaaagtggACGATGTGTCACTAGTGTTACCTTTAAGTCATAGTGCCTGTCAAACAGCACAAGGCTCTACTAAGTGGGCGGTGGTTGAACAAATCGTTCCATTACCAAGTCTGGAATCAAGATTTTTGGAGGAATATTATGTGGAAGATGCGCATTTAGAATGGACAATGGATAATAACCATGATGAGTGGCTAATGGTTCCAGAAAGAACAGAGGATTTAGATTGTAAATTATTGATAGGATCACTTTGTCTTGAAATTGGTCCTCATGAAGATAACAATAAAAGGCAAATAGTAAGAAATGGACCTCAATTAAGTTGGCAAGATAATGAAAGCTCTTTCATGTGGTTAAAGCTACAAGATGGTAAACTTGATAGCGTCTTATTTacaccaacaacaaaagTAAACGGTAAACAACCCACGATTTTGGAATGTGGGAGGAATGGTACTTTGAAATTCGTAGTCAAGAAGTAA
- a CDS encoding uncharacterized protein (similar to uniprot|Q07379 Saccharomyces cerevisiae YDL057W Hypothetical ORF), translated as MNGRFHSLAMGVGVDSKQIEKVSYRVVAEPPSHIKLGNNEQFVYIKHKQFHKAEGVAGILSHPKSMQYDSLQDRLKHEDQFALPQHRLVLLVHGHQAHKNSNYQPILASRLTDLGFYALRIDFRGLGDSEDSKDSKIGRTVVQDTEDIETICELVSDENLSNELFGLPVTLDAIVAHSRGVIAMLEFCRRHPERYIPNLINCSGRYDGKGIIQKRLKYSPNWKKDGGFYCDLPRHGGVSKVWIPHSETLSAVECPSHAFGSINQMTSIMSCYGTCEEIIPLSAVASYSNMFQGRHHLEMIRGATHNFYGLPSDPNAMNLPLRNGLVNYCYVVADRVIEYLSNENQLQRFFEKTQYIKNATLNPAEILPRWPLPHSFSHVSNFRDLGGYETVFQKRRVKSGCFYRCANICDITPQALKYLQTRLGVVKIFDLRAPDEAKENGLLPNEELVHSLPFNRGMSVSPEMLAEKHKGLLISSYSFPKGYMMILKNSIDEIRIFFQFLLNMTSGEAVVFHCTAGKDRTGILGMLLLLILGVDEDTISREYELTTLGLKTETKLIKKLEARGDLYYSMLGSNSEELVKQYKLTPKKMCQNLLSSRYESMRFFIDDFFEEYKSIDNFFLYELEFTTQDIGKLRDFYLEE; from the coding sequence ATGAATGGTAGATTTCATTCTCTTGCAATGGGCGTCGGTGTAGATTCGAAGCAAATCGAGAAAGTTAGTTATAGAGTTGTGGCAGAACCGCCATCTCATATTAAATTGGGCAATAATGAGCAATTTGTCTATATAAAGCACAAACAATTTCATAAAGCAGAAGGTGTTGCAGGAATTTTGAGCCATCCAAAATCAATGCAATATGATAGTTTACAAGATAGATTAAAGCATGAAGACCAATTTGCGTTACCACAACATCGTTTGGTTTTATTAGTTCATGGACATCAAGCTCATAAGAATAGTAATTACCAGCCTATTTTAGCTTCTAGATTAACTGATTTAGGGTTTTATGCATtaagaattgattttagAGGTTTAGGAGATTCTGAAGATAGTAAAGATAGTAAGATTGGTAGAACAGTTGTACAAGATACTGAAGATATCGAAACAATTTGTGAATTAGTGTCAGATGAAAATCTATCGAATGAATTATTCGGATTACCAGTTACTTTAGATGCTATAGTTGCACATTCAAGAGGTGTTATCGCAATGCTTGAATTTTGCAGAAGACATCCAGAAAGGTACATCCCCAATTTAATTAATTGTTCTGGTAGATACGACGGTAAGGGAATAATACAAAAGAGACTCAAATATTCaccaaattggaaaaaagatGGTGGATTTTATTGCGATTTACCACGCCATGGTGGTGTTTCTAAAGTTTGGATTCCTCATTCTGAAACTCTAAGTGCTGTTGAATGTCCTTCACATGCATTCGGTTCTATAAATCAAATGACATCTATAATGTCATGCTATGGTACatgtgaagaaattataCCGTTAAGCGCCGTTGCCAGTTATTCCAATATGTTCCAAGGTAGGCATCATTTAGAAATGATTAGAGGTGCGACTCACAATTTTTATGGTTTACCTAGTGATCCTAATGCAATGAACTTACCATTACGTAATGGATTGGTTAATTATTGTTATGTGGTTGCTGATAGAGTTATCGAATACTTATCAAATGAAaatcaattacaaagattttttgaaaagactCAATATATTAAGAATGCAACTTTAAATCCTGcagaaattttaccacGTTGGCCATTACCGCATAGTTTTTCCCACGTATCAAATTTTAGAGATTTGGGTGGTTACGAAACcgtttttcaaaagagaagagttAAATCTGGTTGTTTTTACAGATGTGCAAACATTTGTGATATTACACCCCAGGCATTAAAATATCTACAGACTAGATTAGGTGTGgtgaaaatttttgatttaagAGCTCCTGATGAAgcaaaagaaaatggattACTACCGAACGAAGAACTTGTGCATTCTTTACCATTTAATCGGGGTATGAGTGTTTCACCCGAAATGCTAGCTGAAAAGCATAAAGGACtcttaatttcatcttACAGTTTCCCCAAGGGTTAtatgatgattttgaaaaattctattgatgaaattaggatttttttccaattcttgcTCAATATGACCTCAGGCGAAGCTGTAGTTTTTCATTGTACTGCAGGTAAAGATCGTACTGGAATCTTGGGTATGCTTTTACTTTTAATTCTAGGCGTAGATGAAGATACCATTTCAAGAGAATATGAATTGACAACATTGGGATTAAAGACAGAAacaaaattgattaaaaaattggaagcaAGAGGTGATTTGTACTATAGTATGTTGGGCTCCAATTCTGAAGAACTGGTTAAACAGTACAAATTAACACCCAAAAAGATGTGCCAGAACTTGTTATCATCACGCTATGAGTCAATGAGATTTTTTatcgatgatttctttgaagagtACAAAAGTATCgataatttctttctttacGAATTGGAATTTACCACTCAAGATATCGGCAAATTAAGAGATTTTTACTTGGAAGAGTAG
- the CAF40 gene encoding CCR4-NOT core subunit CAF40 (similar to uniprot|P53829 Saccharomyces cerevisiae YNL288W CAF40 Evolutionarily conserved subunit of the CCR4-NOT complex involved in controlling mRNA initiation elongation and degradation binds Cdc39p), whose amino-acid sequence MFQPYNNMQVPMPMMPGHQVPHGVPMGVMPMLQQQQQQQQAPQPQPQPQPQQLEHGVHALDDPNVYHWICQLTYGPQKEQALLELGRKREQFDDLAVVLWSSFGVMTSLLDEIISVYPMLQPQLLSNQLSNRVCNALVLLQCVASHSETKHLFLQAHIPLFLFPFLNTTSRQRTFEYLRLTSLGVIGALVKNDSQEVINFLLRTDIIPLCLRIMKSSSELSKTVAIFILQKILLDDVGLQYICATLERFYAVTNVLRDMVDQLTIHTPPGRLLKHIIRCYLRLSDNLEARRLLKVALPAKLRDNTFTDVLRDDVGSKRCLAQLLLTLNEEA is encoded by the coding sequence ATGTTTCAACCGTATAATAATATGCAAGTGCCTATGCCCATGATGCCTGGGCATCAGGTACCACATGGCGTTCCTATGGGAGTTATGCCTATgttacaacaacaacagcagcaacaacaagcaccacaaccacaaccacaaccacaaccacaacaatTGGAACATGGCGTACATGCATTAGATGACCCGAATGTTTATCATTGGATATGTCAATTAACCTATGGACCTCAGAAGGAACAGGCGCTGTTAGAATTAGGTAGGAAAAGagaacaatttgatgatttggcAGTTGTGCTTTGGTCATCATTCGGTGTAATGACTTCATTACTAGATGAAATTATTTCGGTTTACCCTATGTTACAACCTCAGCTGCTGTCAAATCAATTGTCCAATCGTGTTTGTAATGCATTAGTACTTTTACAATGCGTTGCATCTCATTCAGAGACTAAACATCTTTTCCTACAAGCGCATATCccattatttttatttccaTTTCTAAACACGACATCAAGACAGAGAACCTTTGAATATTTAAGATTAACATCACTAGGTGTAATTGGTGCTTTGGTTAAGAATGATTCCCAAGAAGTTATAAATTTTCTACTACGAACTGATATTATTCCATTGTGTTTACGTATAATGAAATCATCGTCTGAATTATCCAAAACCGTGGCAATTTTCATCTTacaaaaaattttgttgGACGACGTTGGACTACAATACATTTGTGCAACTTTAGAGAGGTTTTATGCCGTAACAAATGTTTTAAGAGATATGGTCGATCAATTAACAATACATACACCACCTGGTAGACTGCTAAAACATATCATTAGATGTTACTTGAGATTGAGTGATAATTTAGAAGCAAGAAGATTATTAAAAGTAGCATTACCAGCAAAATTAAGAGATAACACCTTTACAGATGTTTTGAGGGACGATGTAGGGTCAAAAAGATGTTTGGCTCAGTTGTTACTGACGTTAAACGAGGAAGCATAA
- a CDS encoding sterol desaturase family protein (highly similar to uniprot|P53045 Saccharomyces cerevisiae YGR060W ERG25 C-4 methyl sterol oxidase catalyzes the first of three steps required to remove two C-4 methyl groups from an intermediate in ergosterol biosynthesis mutants accumulate the sterol intermediate 4 4-dimethylzymosterol): protein MSAVFANSTLSHLVRAETFAGTLTNVQNRVPLKLNLVEQLWAAWYSYMNNDILATGLLFFLLHEVMYFGRSLPWFIIDQIPFFRRYKIQPTKIPSAKEQWHCLKSVLLSHFLVEAIPIWTFHPLCEKLGISVQVPFPHWKKIAIQIGLFFLGEDMWHYWMHRLFHYGVFYKYIHKQHHRYAAPFGMAAEYAHPMETMILGFGTVGMPILYVLYTGHLHLFTLCLWISLRLFQAVDSHSGYDFPWSLNKFFPLWAGAEHHDLHHHYFIGNYASSFRWWDYTMDTEAGPEAKLAREERMKSIANRGAKKNL from the coding sequence ATGTCTGCCGTATTTGCAAATTCGACATTGAGCCATTTGGTTCGAGCAGAAACATTTGCTGGCACATTGACTAATGTGCAGAATAGAGTTCCGCTAAAGTTAAATTTGGTTGAACAACTCTGGGCCGCATGGTATTCTTATATGAATAATGACATTTTGGCAACAGGTCTGCTTTTCTTCCTATTGCACGAAGTGATGTACTTCGGTAGAAGTCTTCCATGGTTTATCATTGATCAGATCCCCTTCTTCCGCAGATACAAGATTCAGCCAACAAAAATTCCAAGCGCTAAAGAACAGTGGCACTGTCTGAAGAGTGTTTTGCTCTCTCACTTTCTAGTGGAAGCTATCCCTATCTGGACCTTCCATCCGCtatgtgaaaaattgggtaTTTCAGTGCAGGTTCCATTCCCTCactggaaaaaaattgccATTCAAATTGGCCTATTCTTCTTGGGTGAAGACATGTGGCATTACTGGATGCACAGATTATTTCACTACGGTGTCTTTTACAAATACATTCACAAGCAGCATCATCGTTATGCAGCACCATTTGGTATGGCAGCAGAATATGCTCATCCAATGGAGACCATGATTTTAGGGTTTGGTACTGTTGGTATGCCTATTCTCTACGTTCTGTACACCGGACATTTGCACCTTTTCACCCTCTGCCTTTGGATTTCACTAAGATTGTTCCAAGCAGTGGATTCTCACTCTGGTTATGATTTCCCATGGTCATTAAACAAGTTCTTCCCACTCTGGGCAGGTGCCGAACACCACGATTTGCACCACCACTATTTCATTGGTAACTACGCATCTTCATTCCGCTGGTGGGACTACACTATGGACACTGAAGCCGGTCCTGAAGCTAAACTAGCAAGAGAGGAAAGGATGAAGAGCATTGCCAATAGAGGtgcaaagaaaaatttgtaG
- a CDS encoding uncharacterized protein (some similarities with uniprot|P36046 Saccharomyces cerevisiae YKL195W MIA40 Essential protein of the mitochondrial intermembrane space, involved in import and assembly of intermembrane space proteins): protein MFRKIVSIGLISRVPQVTRRNIEITKRYASTSSRRISESDRDFAAASLGVITILGSIIFVSPWELKSFLPSFGRKERNTAEPNREPGSEETPKEQSEKPEGEEQPKEEEEQPKQEQQSEESPSTTQESSNKPESENNGN from the coding sequence ATGTTTCGCAAAATCGTTTCCATAGGGTTAATCTCAAGGGTCCCTCAAGTGACTCGCCGTAATattgaaattacaaaaCGTTATGCTTCAACATCTAGTCGGAGAATTAGTGAAAGTGACAGAGATTTCGCAGCCGCATCGTTAGGTgtaataacaattttaGGGTCAATTATATTTGTTTCACCATGGGAATTAAAATCCTTCTTACCAAGCTTTGGTAGAAAGGAACGAAATACCGCTGAACCTAACAGGGAACCCGGATCTGAAGAGACTCCTAAGGAGCAGTCTGAAAAGCCCGAGGGAGAAGAACAACccaaggaagaagaagaacagcCTAAGCAGGAGCAACAATCTGAAGAATCACCATCAACTACCCAGGAATCTTCTAATAAACCAGAAAGCGAAAACAACGGCAATTGA
- a CDS encoding uncharacterized protein (no similarity) has translation MSDIENTQVPKTQEPQVEEGFEPKETLQQEQEEPKQALKQAEEQPKKQAEEQPKKQAEDVKEKKSLFKKITGKIKSFVS, from the coding sequence ATGTCCGATATCGAAAATACACAAGTACCAAAGACTCAAGAACCTCAAGTTGAAGAGGGATTTGAACCTAAGGAAACCctacaacaagaacaagaagagcCAAAGCAAGCATTGAAGCAAGCTGAGGAACAACCAAAGAAACAAGCTGAAGAACAACCAAAGAAGCAAGCTGAGGAtgtgaaagaaaagaaatctcttttcaagaaaatcaCTGGCAAGATCAAGTCTTTCGTTAGctaa